Part of the Benincasa hispida cultivar B227 chromosome 11, ASM972705v1, whole genome shotgun sequence genome, TTTCGCCTCCGATCAAGGCGCTGCCCGCTTTGCCGCTGTGCATAAGGTCTTTGGAGCTAGCAACGTGTCGAAACTGCTGCTGCATATTCCAGTCAGCCGCCGAAATGACGCTGTTGTTACTATTTCTTATGAGGCTCAGGCCAGACTATCCGACCCTGTCTATGGCTGTGTCTCTACTGTCCTTGCCCTACAACAACAGGTTTATTTTTTCTTTGCTCCTTATCTTCcaatttgtagtttttttaacaaattttattgGTTAGgaaatagatatatattttttcaaacagattttatcatataattttaAGAAGAAAACTAGAATACTTCCTGGGGTGACTGAAGCTGTCCAAGCATACAATCGtccaataaaaatttattatatggtaaataaatttttatataaaatgaattattattattattagtagtagTAGTATTTTGGTAAAAGAAAGGAATGTATGGGACTAATTACTGACCAAATTTAATAGCATAAAGAAACGTTGGGGGGCTAAATATTGATGTTTTTGAGTTCCACTAATGAGATCTATTTGCACTTTCAGAACAAAAAAGAGacttatctaattaatttttttcttttacaattaTGTTTCAATAcgatatataattataaaagttTTAAATTCTTACACCCTCAAGGTAAAGAAGGTAGGAAATATAATAtggatttttatatattaagatctaatattttttttatcaaaatacaATTAACAAccattgaaaatttattttgtactcaaaaatggttgaaaatgtACTGTAGCTTATTTTATTGACTTTGAAgtcaaatgtttaatttcttcATTCTacatatcaaaattaaaaaaatatataacaatgttcaattttcaaataaaataaatataggtGTTTTAACTAGTGAAGAccacaatttttaaaagataaatgaaTTACAACTCTCGATGAAACTCTATATTTATCTAATGCCCCGCTAATTTAGCTTACTATGTTAGacataaaaactaaaactttagagattaaataacaaaaagcgTCGAATTTCAGAACTAATGCTATACTATCTCATTGATAATCACCTTTGTTTGTAACatttggtttatatatttcaggtGGCCTCTCTACAGGCGGAGCTTGCGGCGGTTCAAGCTCAATTGATAACCAGCAGGTTGGCATTTGCAGCTGCAATTCAAAACTCACAGCCATCCCAAGTCGGAGCGTTGCAGCCAGCTTACTCTAACAACTCCTCCATCTCTGTCTCCGCCTCTACCTCTGCTCATAATGCAATCAATTTGAGTAGTTTTGCTTCCAATTATGACCTTCCGACCGAGACTGCCCCATCTTCCCATCACCTAGAGCCTCTTCATCTCCCTCACCGACCGATCGAAGATGAGGAAGACGAGGAAAATAGCCAGTTGCCGGCCATATTCGCCAATTAAGACTCTTTTACCTTCATTTTCAATCGACAACCCAA contains:
- the LOC120092112 gene encoding LOB domain-containing protein 20; protein product: MADADQFSRRKPLGNKRASAANRDPDSATTTVTASAPCGACKFLRRKCVDGCIFAPHFASDQGAARFAAVHKVFGASNVSKLLLHIPVSRRNDAVVTISYEAQARLSDPVYGCVSTVLALQQQVASLQAELAAVQAQLITSRLAFAAAIQNSQPSQVGALQPAYSNNSSISVSASTSAHNAINLSSFASNYDLPTETAPSSHHLEPLHLPHRPIEDEEDEENSQLPAIFAN